The sequence TAGGAGCGTTATCTGATTTCTTTAATGTTAAAGCATACAGGTTGTTCAATGTATTGAACAAAAAATGAGGGTTCAGTTGATTTTTTAGGGCCAAAAGTTCTGCAGTTTTCTTTTGTTCATTTAACCTTAGCAAACGTTGTTTCTCTGTATATAATTTCAATACTGACAATAGAAAAGTTGGGTACAAAAGATATAGCGATTTTGATATAAACTCACTAATGTTTGTTAATCTGCCCCAAAAAGAAGCATCTTCAAATCGTTTTAGATAATTGGCATAGGTAGCAGGATAGTTGGGTTCAAAATAGGCCATATTAATCAACGTACAAATAACATAAAAAGCCAATAATGTAATTACAATTAAAAGTACAAAGGCCAATGTTTTTCCCTTGTTTAAAAGGTTTGGAATCAAAATCTCCAGAATTACATAGGCCATTGCAATCTGAAGTAATGCTCGAACGGCATAAGTGATAACTAACTCGTTGGTTGTGGTATAATACCAACTGGAGGCAGAAGCTGAAAAAGCAAAAATCAACAGCCCAAACACAAGGTATTTGAACTTTGAAACTTCCAAAAAATTTTGAACCTGATGTAGCATAACATGTTCTATTGAATATAAAGGTACAAATCTAAAAAAGCTCTCTCCAATAAAGCCTTCCAACTACAGGTAAGCGATGCCAAAGAAAGGTTAATCGTAGACGAATGCATTAAACGCTAGCTATCAATCATTTGGCATCGTTAGCTACTTTTCTAACCATCTTTTTTAGAGCGCGCACAACCTCCTTATAGTTTAGTCTTCAAATTGAAATTTTATTCAAATGAATTGTATGCAAAAACCAATGGTTACCAAGGGGCAAAATTCACTTAATCAAAGAAAAATAATGATGAACCAGTTTATATTGATCGTTTGTAGTTTCTTCATTTCTATATCCTTTTACGGACAAAAGGGAACTATTGCAGGAACAGTATTGGATAAGGATTCGCAAGAACCAATACCCTATGCCAATGTGGTCATAAAATCTAACGATGAAATTACTACTGGAGGCATTACGAATGAACAGGGAAATTTTACAATTAATGAAATATCCTTTGGAAGTTATGATGTTGAAGTTCAATTTATAGGGTACAAAACCTTAATTCTTCCTATTTCAGTTAGTAAATCAATCCGAAGAGTCAATTTGGGAGGGCTATTTATTGAAGAAGATGCAGTAGCTCTTGAGGCGGTAGAAGTATCTGTAGAGCGTTCTACAATTGAACAGAAAATTGATAGAAAGGTCATCAATGTAGGTAAAGATTTAACCACGGTTGGGGCCTCAGCTAGTGATATAATGGGAAACATTCCTTCAGTAAGCATTAATCAAGATGGGGATATTTCGCTTCGTGGAAATGAAAATGTTCGTGTTCTAATAGATGGTAAGCCTACCAATATTAGTGCTCGAGAGCTCTTGCAACAGATACCATCAACATCAATTAAAACTATTGAATTGATTACAAACCCCACTGCCAAATATAACCCTGAGGGTATGAGTGGGATCATCAACATCACCTTAAAAAAGAATACCAATTTGGGCTTTAATGGATCTATAAATTCGGGGTTCACCTACGGGGAACGCGCTAGATATAACAACTCGCTTAGTTTAAACTATAGGGCTGGAAAAACTAATTTTTACGGGAGTTATGGTAATAGACTGGGTAAAAGCACAACAGATGGCAGTGTAACCAGAACAGTGGAAAATACCAATCAACTTACAAAGAGTTACACGGAAAATAACTCGCATCTATTCAAAATGGGATTGGATTACTTCATCAATGATAAAAATACGTTATCTATCTACACCAATCAAAACCTATTTGAAACTATAATAGATGGTAGCAGAGCAATTCGTTTTTTTGATAACCCTTCTGCAAATTTTATACGAATGGATATCACAAATAATGATAATGTCAATGCGACCTATAATGCTGATTTTAAACACACTTTTGCCAAAGAAGGGCATAGTATTGAATTGGAAGTAGATTACAATACTCTGGAAAGCGATAAGGAGTATGATTTTAGCTTTACTGGAAATAGTCTTATAGACGATTATGAGGAATTCATTGAAGACACTAGAGCAAATACCACGATAAATTTGGATTATGTAAATCCACTTTCATCAAATGCCACTTTAGAAATAGGTCTGGAAACCCGTTTGCGGCGCACCGATAATTCCTATGACACAGGCAATCCAAATTTTAACAACTCGATCTTTTCATACGATAGAAATATCTATTCTTTGTATGCCACTTTTAGTCAAAAAATAAATAAGTGGCAATATAATCTAGGGTTACGATTAGAAGATTATAGTGTTGATTCGAAGTTTAATGAAGTTGGGGAAGCTGAATTTAATTTTACAGATAACTTGTTCAATATATATCCGTCAGGGTTTTTAAAATATGCTCCTGATGAAGAACAGAAAAATACCTATCAATTAAGTTTTAGTAAGCGTATAGATCGTCCTTCCTTGAATCAAATCAATCCAATACGGCAGATAAATACGCCGCAAATCATAATTACTGGGAATCCCGCTCTTGTTCCCCAATTTACCAATTCCATAGAATTAAATTATAGCAGAAAATTGACCAAAGGTAGTTTTACAGTAGGTGGTTTTTACCGAAGAATCAACGATGAAATTAATAGAAGAGGCTTTTTTGATGAAGTTGACCCAAATCTATTGATTGTAGATTACGACAATTTTGACAGTAACAATGCTTACGGATTTGAGTTTTCGTCCAACTATCGTCCAACCAATTGGTGGAGTATTAATGGTAGTTTTGATGTCTATTCAAGAACCCAAAAAGGGTTTATTGAAAATGAAAGCGTACAGGTAAGCAATACCTTATTGAACGCCAAATTGAACAATAGCTTTAAAGCTACGAAAGACCTTACTTTTCAACTATTTACATTTTTCAGCGGCAAGCAAAAAATATTACAATATGAGCTTAAAGAAAATTTCTTTATGAATGCCGGTGCACGCTACAACATTGCAAAGGGCAAGGGAACCCTTAGCCTTAACTTCAATGACATTTTTAGAACACAGCGTTTTGCTTTTGAAACCTATAGGACAATAATCCAAGAAGGGGAGTTTAAAAGAGATAGCCGTTCCGTCTATCTAGGGCTTGCATATCGTTTTGGTAGTGGTAAAAACAAAGGTCTAAAACGTAAAAAACGCGATAAAAACGTAAAAGCAGATAAGTTTTTGTAGTTGGCGTTCTTGGCTATAGTTATCCTTTTTAAAAAGTATATAAGTTATTACTTGGTAAATGGAAAGCGAGGAGGGTGAGGCACTTAAACAAGATTATGAACCAAAAGTAGAGTTATTTGAACCAAATGAATACATTCTTGATTTAACGATACGGTAGTTTTGAAGGATTAATATTAAAAATGTATATCATGAATTCTTCAAAGAACAATCAAAAACCCAGAACGACAGATAAAATAATTACCTGTAAAACAATTCAAATGACCTTAATGCTAATAGTCGTTATGACAAATTATGCTTTGGGGCAACAACAAAAAGAAAATCAAGAAATAACCAAAAACGAAACTATTATGAAAACATTTGTGATTGAACGAATCATTCCTGGCGCAGGAGACCTGACCGCAGAACAATTAAAAGGTATATCACAGACATCATGTACCGTATTAAAGGAAATGGGACCAAAAATTAAATGGCAACATAGTTACGTAACAGGGGATAAGGTGTATTGCGTGTATAATGCTGAAAATAAAAAATTAGTAGAAGAGCATGCACAAAAGGGAGGTTTCCCTGCAAATTCAACAAATGAAGTTGCAACAGTAATAAGTCCTGCTACAGCTAACGAATAAACCTCAGAGAGGCTGCTCTAACCAATTATGGCCTCTCTAAATTATTTATTAATATCTTAAAAGAAAATTACCAACCATGCCTATTTATATGGATTTTCATGACGTGCCAAAAGGTATTACTGCAAAACACGTTGCCGAGATGCATCAGGCAGATTTAAAAATTGAACATAAGTATAATTGTCGTGGCTTAACCTATTGGTGCGATGAAAGAAGGCAAACCGCATTTTGTTTAATTGAAGCTCCAAACAAAAAGGCTATTATAGAATTGCACAAGCAGGCGCATGGCGATGTTCCGCAACGAATTATAGAAGTAAACGATACAATAGTAGAGTCTTTTCTAGGCCGAATAGTTGACCCGGAAAAATCACAAAATACAAAACTGAACATCATTAATGACCCCGCATTTCGCACGTTAATGGTAGTCAAGTTGAGAAAAAACACATTAAGAAAATCAGGTGTAAATACTCTCAACGCAGCACTCCGCGGCTATAAGAAATCTATTATCAATTTGGCCAGTACTCACGAAGGGCGGGTAGTTAAGCAAGAAACAGGTTATTTTCTAATGTCTTTTGCTTGTGTAACAAATGCTGTTTCATGTGCTATAAACATTCAAGAATTGCATAACGTTGTTATTACGCCAGACATAGATTTTAAAATTGGAATAAGTGCGGGTATTCCGGTCACTAAAAAAGAAAACATATTTGAAGACACGATACAAATGGCCGGATATTTATGTGATATTGTCAAAGGAAATTTGACAATATCATCTGAGGTACGTGATTTATACGAAAGTGAAAACCAGAATACAATCAATAACACTTCATCAATTAATGTACTAAGTAAGGTAGATACCGATTTTATAATACGATTAATGGAATATACAGAAGCGGCATGGGTTGATTCAAATACAACTGCAACGGATTTTGGGCAAAAATTAGGGTATAGTAAGTCCAAACTGTATAGAACCATGATGACCCTAATTGGAAAATCTCCAAACAGTTATTTAAAAGATTACAGATTAAAAAAAGCACTCCAATTAATGGATGAACGAACATCAAACATTTCTGAGATTGCTTATAGGACAGGCTTTACCAGCCCTACTTACTTTTCAAAATGCTTTCAAGAAATTTACGGTATACTACCGTCAAATTATATGAAACAGACTGCGGTTAAACCTTAAGGATTTAAGTGTTACCTCAAAGATTTCACTCCCATTTTTCTTTAAAATTATTCATCTAAATTTTTGTTTATCAGGAGGTAATGTGTGTTTTTTTTAAAGCACTACAAGAAAGTACGTGAAACTGCGGGAAAACCCCAGTTTTTTTAAGGCTAATCTTTAATCGATTCTAATGATGAATAGCTATATTTAATTTTCCAAAGTTTCCCCATAATTTACTTCCCCCTAAAATACCCATAGCGCGGTATTTATAGCAGTTCCCTCACTACATAGTTTTATAAAATTTAAAACAAATCACATGAAAGTAAGGAACTATTTGATTCTTGGTCTATTCGGTCTTTTCATTGTTATGCTTCTTATGCAATCCTGTTATTCGGTGCGTTTAAGAAGTGTTGAAGGAACCTACGAACCCGCTGCACCCCTTGTGCGGAATGATTACTACCGTAATATGGAAGTTATTGAAATTGACACCGTAATTACCCTTGGTGCTATTGATAAAGATTTTACTTATCTCATTAAAAAGTCGGATAGATGCCCAAGTGGCAAACTACATACTGTAGAGTATAGAAATACCTTGGGAGCTGTCCTATTGAGTGGGATTACTTTCGGTCGCAAACGAAAGGTGAAAATCAAATATGTCTGCATGAAATCCAATTAAAAAAATGAGTCATGGCTAGAACAACAAAACTTTCACTAAACGAATGGGACACATTACATAACAATGGTCCATGGAAACTAAAGACCCTTTATAAGACAAAATTGGAAGCATCCAGTTTAATGCCTTCAGATATTGATAGGTATAATGATGCAGCACAGGAAATCCAGCGATTATTAACAGAAACTAAAAACAAAAGCGAAGGTTTTAGGGCGTATGGTTCGGCGTGGTCTATGTCAAATATTGCCCATCAAAAGGACCGAATGCATTTTAATGCCCACATGAACACCTATTTCTCCTTTAAAGATCAAGACCTACATGCGTTATCCCGGTATGCAGCTGAGAATCTGTTTTTATTTCAATGCGGGAACATTATTAAGGAGGTATCCGAAAAGTTGGAAGGTCATGGGAAATCCCTAAAGACTACTGGGGCAAGTAATGGGCAGACCATTGCTGGATGCATTTCCACAGGAGTTCACGGATCGGCGGTCAATGTGGGTTCTGTTCAAGATTATGTTGTCGGACTTAATCTCATTATAGGACCAAACCCAGGTGATATTGTGTATTTGGAAAGACACACAAAACCGGCACTCAATGACGTTTTTGCACAAAAACTACGTTCACGGGTTATTCGCAATGATGGATTGTTCAACGCAGCACTGGTAGGTCTGGGTTCCTTTGGTTTTATCCATGGAGTGGTGATTGAGGCTCAAAACCTTTTTCTTCTTAAACGTTATGTAAAGAAAATCAAGAAGGAAACCGCTTTAGAATTGGCAGAAAAACTCAATTTTAAGAGTTTTAAGGAAATACCTGAGGAAGTAAACAGTAGTGGTGAAGCCAACACCCCATATCATTATAAGGTATTTGTCAATCAATACAGGGAGGATAAGGATAAAGATTATGTGGTAGAATTCATGTATAAAAAACCATTTAAATTGAATTATCCAGATCCCTTTCCGGTCATTAAAAAATCGATCTACCGCGACCTTGTTAATGTGGCTGTTGAAATCGGCTCAAGAGTACCTTCAACCATTCCCTTGTTTATCAATGCACTTAAAAAATCTATTCTTCCAAAAGTGGATGAAACCTCTATGGGAACCTTAGCCGAAACCTTTTGGGATGCACCTTATCAGGGTCCAGCTTTTGCAATCTCTTTTGGTGTAGATCATACTGATTCCAAGGAAGCGTTGAAAATACTTTCCAAGGTAAGTATAGATGAAGGCCCTATGCCTGGAATTTTTGCGATGCGCTTTATTAAAAAATCGGATGCCACCTTATCTTTTGCCCGTTTCCCAACAACCTGTATGATAGAGATTGATGGGGTTCTCTGGAACGAAAAGAAAAAGTTGGGAACTCTAAAAGATTTATCACGAAAAATGATTGAAGCTCTACAACTGCATGGCATAGCATTCACCTTGCATTGGGGTAAAAATGCGGATTGGAACTTTCCGGGATTGGTGGACCATATGTATGGACAAGATGCTGTAAACTGGCGAAAGTACCGTTGTGCGCTACTTTCAGAAGATATGCAAAAACTCTTTTTGAACGATTTCCTAAAAGAGACCATGCTAAGCAAAAAGGAAACCATCTTGGCCCCAGACCTTATAAAATCACTTTTATAAAACTCATTTAAAACTTTAAATCATACAAATGAAAAGTAAAAAACCATTGGTGGAAATAGAATACGAGCTTAGGTTGACAAAAAAAATCTTGGAAAAAATCTTGGAGCTCAACAAGGACAAAGAACTTATCTCACCCAGCAACGAAGAGATGGATAAGATAGAGGAAGAGTTGCGTAGCGATTTACGGTTGGAATTCCCCAAGTATAAAATTCAAAAAAAGTAAAAAAATGGAAGCAAATATTTTAAACGAATTGGGCAATCGCATCCAAAACATTGTGATCAAGCCCAAAGTACAGGACAAAAGGGAAAAGAACCGTGGCATCTTGGCCATGGTATTTGTCATTCTTTTCTTCTGTGTCATTTTTGTGACGTTCGTAATTGGTTTTAACACCGCAAATTTTGGCACGGATGATTATAAAGATCTATTAACCACAGTTTCGTCCATTCTTTCTGGGCCTTTAGGGTTTATAATAGGATTCTACTTTAAAGAAAAGCAATCCCAAGAGCAGAATGTCCAGGAAGATGAATAGACCAGACAAGAAGTCATCATTTAAGTGTAAACAATAAATAGTTTGTAATGCAAATAAAAGATATTATAGTTACCGTAAGAGAGGCGCTTATAGTGCTCCTGTTTGTATTGTTATTGACAACCCCATCATGGGTCAAAAACCGTTTAGAAACTGCAGGATTTCAGAAAATTGATATGGGCTTTGCCGAATGGGAGTCCAGAATAGAAGCGTCAAAAAAGGAAGTGGAAGATGTTAAAAGTACGACCGAAGCTGCCCAATTAAGATTAAACCAAGTTGCGAACAGGTTGGAAAGTCTGGCCACAAGCCCTTCATACTCCAATCCGGCCGTAATAAAGCGACAGGTGAGTGAATTAAAAATGGAGGTTGATGCATCTGCAATTAATTTAAAGCGTTCTAATGAGGAGCTGGAAAAAAGCTTGGAAAACCATAAAATATTACTGAGAGAAGTACAAACTAGGCAACATTAGCATTAAAATAAAGGTTTATAATAAACATGGAAGAAGACAAAAAAGTAAAAATTGATCCTTTTAAGGGAATAGGGCTTTGTTTTAGTGGGGGAGGGTATAGAGCAACTTTTTATTCATTAGGAATTGTGTCATATCTAAACGTAGTTCAATTTGAAGACAAACCCTTATTAGAAGAAGTCCAAGCAATGAGTTCTGTAAGTGGAGGGACCTTATTGGCTGTGGCATACGCCAAAATGGCACAAGAACTTAAAACCGATTTCAAAACATTCTTTAAAACGTTCTATGACACTTTTACGCCTGAAAATGATACCCTGTTAGAGACCGCTATCAACAAATTGGAAGATGATAAAATTTGGAAAGCAAATGAACATAAAACAAGGTCATTAATCAATGCTTTTGCCCTTGTCTATGCAGAAATGGATGTGTTTAAAGGAGATTTTTCGCTTTTTGAAACCCCGGAATCGAAACATCTAAAACAGGTATGTTTTAATGCTACGGATTTCTCATTTGGGCTTACATATAGGTTTCAAAATGACGGGGATTTTGGTAGTGCCCCGTTGGATAACGCATTGGTTAAAGCTTTACGACCCAAGATCAAGTTAGGTGATGTTATTGCTTCCTCCTCTTGTTTTCCGTTGGGATTTGAACCACTCTTGTTTCCTGATGATTATTTCAAGGATCAAAAAGATGAAAATTATCAGAAATTAAAAAGCTTAAAGCGTTTTGAGAATGGTGTGGGTATAATGGACGGAGGCATTGCGGATAATCAGGGAATTGGCAGCATGATGCTAATCAATGGTAGAATGAAAGGAGCTCTGAATCTTATTATTGTAAACGATGTAGGTAGTTTTAAGATGAAACCTTGGCAACAAGATGACAGTTACACAAAAAAGGGACCATCAATCAAGCAATTTTTCGCCAAGGCCTTATCGTATTTCAAAATTAAGGCATTGTATATTATCTTGATTTTGATAGGACTTGCATTGATTATCCTTAACTCCATGCATGTTTTTAATACGTGCAATGAATGTGCTTTGCCAGTACTCTACATTATAGGCAGTATATTGATGGGTATAGGTCTAACACTAACTTTTTTGGGAGGCCTTGCAACGATTGCCACAAAATTGGTGAAAGCAAAAATCGCTTCCCTTTTCAGAAAAAACGTCCCCGAAGTATTGTTGGACGATATAATCACCTTTAAAAAACTGGACATCGGCCTTGTGCAGCAGATGCTTACAAATAGATTGACTTCCACAGTAAAAATGGTCAATGATGTTTTTTTGAAACAACTACGTCGCTTAAACTACGATTTGTTCTATTCCAAAAGCTCGCTAATACATAAGCGAATCACCACAACGGTATATAAACTTAATGGACAGGAAACCGCTTACTCAGGCGGTACTCCAAAATACAATGAACTCATTAAACCTTCTCCAAGTTCACTTTTAAAAGACGTGTGCCTAACAGCTTCAGAGACCCCAACAACACTTTGGTGGGATAAGGAGGACATTTTAAAAAACCGCATGGATACCCTTATTGCATGCGGACAATTTACACTATGTTATGAGTTGATGGAATACATTATTGAACTAAAGAATTCCAAGCACGATTTAGATATTGATTTTGATGCTTTGGATAAGGTGGACAAGCAACTGAAAAAACATTGGACTGCCTTTAATAAGGACCCATTTTTTTTAGTTAAAGCAATGAAGAAATGAGTATTTTATAGTTAAGCATACTTCGTAAAGTAGAAAACAATTAATAAGTAGGAACAATGCAACTTACCAAAAACTTTTATAAGATTGAATTTGAGAGTCGTGATGGGGCCAAGATGCCGGACCATGTGCTCCAGAATATAAAGGAACTTGCCGATAATCTTCAAAAGGTAAGGGATATATTGGCAGAAGCCATAAACATAAACAGTGGCTATAGAAGTGAAGCTCATAACAAAATTGTTGGTGGGGTGAAGAACTCACAGCATTTGTTGGGAAAAGCCGCTGATGTTTCCATGAAGAACTATACCTCTAAAGAACTTGCAGTTATTTTCGAAGATTTGATTTTAAATAGCGTTATAAAAGAAGGAGGACTGGGGCTTTACAATGGCTTTGTCCATTATGATATTAGGGGTACGCGTGCCCGTTGGAATCTTTCAACCAAGTATAAGGATTTCTATAAGTAAACAATAAATAATATGGCAGAAATTGAGATAAGCTTCAAATTAGAAGAAGAGAAAGCGAAGGTTTTTTTAAAAGTATTGAGCAATGTGGGGCAAAATACCACGAATACTACTGTTAGACAGGTTATGAAGCATTTGCACCAAAACATAAAGAAAGATGTATGGGCCGAGGATTATACAGAATCATTGCTCATCGCCAAACTTACCAAAGAGACAGGCGTAATAGGAATACATAAAAACTCTAGCCTAAAAAACTATGTAAGACTCAGTAATCATGCAATGATTCATTATGTTCCTAATTGGTGCAACATGGTTTTAAAAAAAGTTGCTGTTGCAGGGAATTTAGGTAAGCCTCCAAAGAAAATAACTCCCCAAGAGACTGTAAAAACTAAAAAAGTATCAGACCTTATTAAATTGATTGTCAATGCACTTCCATAGGTTTCAACTTCGGATTTTATTAGCGTTCATATTTTTATTTTCGAATATAGGTCAAGCACAAGACCTTAAGTTTCAGGTAGGTCAATCTATCGGCAATGAAACTACAAAAAACAAGGCGGCAACTATTATTGCAAGTTTCCCTAGAGACTCTGTTAGCAATTCCCATAGTATTCAAGGGTTTCTAGAAGTTGGATTAAATTTTCCGGATAATACCGTAAAAAGCTATTCGATAAGTGCCTTCGCAGAAAAGCATAGTAATACATTAATAAGTAAAAGGCAAGATGTAACCCAATTTGGGGGGCAACTCACTTTTCATCTATGGGAAAAATCCCAATTCTTTTTATTCAAAAAATATAAAATTAGATTTTTAGGAACTGCCAGGTATTCTCATGACCATATTGCGGAAACAGATGGAGGTCAGTACTTATTGCACTTTAACCTTGCTCCAAAACTGGGGGGAGGAAACTTTGGAGATGCTTTTCTCAATATTGAAAATATTTATCCTGGGGATGAATATAAAAATTATCAGAGCGACCCAAATAATGAAAATCCTGATCCAAAGAAAAGATTCCCTTCTGATTTTATTCAATTTTCCAGTTCACATACTTTAGGTGTTGAATATATTTCGAATGAAGAATTGTTGTTGGGAAACCTTGCTTATACAATCAATATTTATCCATTAAGTGGATTATTGTATCGTACATTTGAGCAATATCGTATGTTACAATTCTCTTTTGGAATTGATAATCGATTTAATATTAATTCTCAAAATACGGAACTCTTTATAGGTAGCTTGCTCACAGGGTCTGCAGGAGTTAATTTTTTAATTAATGAAGAAAAAGGGTATCAACTGGGCTTAGTGTATTCTTATCAGGAAGGGGGACATGCTTTGCAAGGCCTCTCTGACCAAGTATTCTCGCAGTTGGTATTAAGCGCTAGGCTAGTATTGGATAATTCAAAATAATGAGTACCGATTTTAGTTAAGAACGGTTAGAAACTGCCACTTTTTAAATTGTAATTCTTTTAAAAAGGAATTCCTATTATTATTTACAAGTTTCTCGAGCATCGTGTACCTATCTTTGCTCAAATCTATTTTATGTCAAAAGAGTTTTCCGATTTAGGAGTTAACGAACAAATACAGCAAACTTTAGTTGATTTAAA is a genomic window of Flagellimonas sp. CMM7 containing:
- a CDS encoding TonB-dependent receptor domain-containing protein, with translation MQKPMVTKGQNSLNQRKIMMNQFILIVCSFFISISFYGQKGTIAGTVLDKDSQEPIPYANVVIKSNDEITTGGITNEQGNFTINEISFGSYDVEVQFIGYKTLILPISVSKSIRRVNLGGLFIEEDAVALEAVEVSVERSTIEQKIDRKVINVGKDLTTVGASASDIMGNIPSVSINQDGDISLRGNENVRVLIDGKPTNISARELLQQIPSTSIKTIELITNPTAKYNPEGMSGIINITLKKNTNLGFNGSINSGFTYGERARYNNSLSLNYRAGKTNFYGSYGNRLGKSTTDGSVTRTVENTNQLTKSYTENNSHLFKMGLDYFINDKNTLSIYTNQNLFETIIDGSRAIRFFDNPSANFIRMDITNNDNVNATYNADFKHTFAKEGHSIELEVDYNTLESDKEYDFSFTGNSLIDDYEEFIEDTRANTTINLDYVNPLSSNATLEIGLETRLRRTDNSYDTGNPNFNNSIFSYDRNIYSLYATFSQKINKWQYNLGLRLEDYSVDSKFNEVGEAEFNFTDNLFNIYPSGFLKYAPDEEQKNTYQLSFSKRIDRPSLNQINPIRQINTPQIIITGNPALVPQFTNSIELNYSRKLTKGSFTVGGFYRRINDEINRRGFFDEVDPNLLIVDYDNFDSNNAYGFEFSSNYRPTNWWSINGSFDVYSRTQKGFIENESVQVSNTLLNAKLNNSFKATKDLTFQLFTFFSGKQKILQYELKENFFMNAGARYNIAKGKGTLSLNFNDIFRTQRFAFETYRTIIQEGEFKRDSRSVYLGLAYRFGSGKNKGLKRKKRDKNVKADKFL
- a CDS encoding nickel-binding protein yields the protein MDFHDVPKGITAKHVAEMHQADLKIEHKYNCRGLTYWCDERRQTAFCLIEAPNKKAIIELHKQAHGDVPQRIIEVNDTIVESFLGRIVDPEKSQNTKLNIINDPAFRTLMVVKLRKNTLRKSGVNTLNAALRGYKKSIINLASTHEGRVVKQETGYFLMSFACVTNAVSCAINIQELHNVVITPDIDFKIGISAGIPVTKKENIFEDTIQMAGYLCDIVKGNLTISSEVRDLYESENQNTINNTSSINVLSKVDTDFIIRLMEYTEAAWVDSNTTATDFGQKLGYSKSKLYRTMMTLIGKSPNSYLKDYRLKKALQLMDERTSNISEIAYRTGFTSPTYFSKCFQEIYGILPSNYMKQTAVKP
- a CDS encoding patatin-like phospholipase family protein, coding for MEEDKKVKIDPFKGIGLCFSGGGYRATFYSLGIVSYLNVVQFEDKPLLEEVQAMSSVSGGTLLAVAYAKMAQELKTDFKTFFKTFYDTFTPENDTLLETAINKLEDDKIWKANEHKTRSLINAFALVYAEMDVFKGDFSLFETPESKHLKQVCFNATDFSFGLTYRFQNDGDFGSAPLDNALVKALRPKIKLGDVIASSSCFPLGFEPLLFPDDYFKDQKDENYQKLKSLKRFENGVGIMDGGIADNQGIGSMMLINGRMKGALNLIIVNDVGSFKMKPWQQDDSYTKKGPSIKQFFAKALSYFKIKALYIILILIGLALIILNSMHVFNTCNECALPVLYIIGSILMGIGLTLTFLGGLATIATKLVKAKIASLFRKNVPEVLLDDIITFKKLDIGLVQQMLTNRLTSTVKMVNDVFLKQLRRLNYDLFYSKSSLIHKRITTTVYKLNGQETAYSGGTPKYNELIKPSPSSLLKDVCLTASETPTTLWWDKEDILKNRMDTLIACGQFTLCYELMEYIIELKNSKHDLDIDFDALDKVDKQLKKHWTAFNKDPFFLVKAMKK
- a CDS encoding sensor histidine kinase, with product MLHQVQNFLEVSKFKYLVFGLLIFAFSASASSWYYTTTNELVITYAVRALLQIAMAYVILEILIPNLLNKGKTLAFVLLIVITLLAFYVICTLINMAYFEPNYPATYANYLKRFEDASFWGRLTNISEFISKSLYLLYPTFLLSVLKLYTEKQRLLRLNEQKKTAELLALKNQLNPHFLFNTLNNLYALTLKKSDNAPKVIQKLSEILDYILYRCNDEYVSLDKEIALIENYLSLEKIRYANRVKIFFSKNVAGQEKVAPLLLLTFVENAFKHGVANEVNQANININISKIREQLVFKVENSKPLNAKSFVEKESIGLQNIKKQLELLYPKAYDLIIENKSNSFTANLKLDMYDV
- a CDS encoding D-Ala-D-Ala carboxypeptidase family metallohydrolase, whose translation is MQLTKNFYKIEFESRDGAKMPDHVLQNIKELADNLQKVRDILAEAININSGYRSEAHNKIVGGVKNSQHLLGKAADVSMKNYTSKELAVIFEDLILNSVIKEGGLGLYNGFVHYDIRGTRARWNLSTKYKDFYK
- a CDS encoding DUF4242 domain-containing protein, producing the protein MNSSKNNQKPRTTDKIITCKTIQMTLMLIVVMTNYALGQQQKENQEITKNETIMKTFVIERIIPGAGDLTAEQLKGISQTSCTVLKEMGPKIKWQHSYVTGDKVYCVYNAENKKLVEEHAQKGGFPANSTNEVATVISPATANE
- a CDS encoding FAD-binding protein; its protein translation is MARTTKLSLNEWDTLHNNGPWKLKTLYKTKLEASSLMPSDIDRYNDAAQEIQRLLTETKNKSEGFRAYGSAWSMSNIAHQKDRMHFNAHMNTYFSFKDQDLHALSRYAAENLFLFQCGNIIKEVSEKLEGHGKSLKTTGASNGQTIAGCISTGVHGSAVNVGSVQDYVVGLNLIIGPNPGDIVYLERHTKPALNDVFAQKLRSRVIRNDGLFNAALVGLGSFGFIHGVVIEAQNLFLLKRYVKKIKKETALELAEKLNFKSFKEIPEEVNSSGEANTPYHYKVFVNQYREDKDKDYVVEFMYKKPFKLNYPDPFPVIKKSIYRDLVNVAVEIGSRVPSTIPLFINALKKSILPKVDETSMGTLAETFWDAPYQGPAFAISFGVDHTDSKEALKILSKVSIDEGPMPGIFAMRFIKKSDATLSFARFPTTCMIEIDGVLWNEKKKLGTLKDLSRKMIEALQLHGIAFTLHWGKNADWNFPGLVDHMYGQDAVNWRKYRCALLSEDMQKLFLNDFLKETMLSKKETILAPDLIKSLL